One part of the Nitrospiraceae bacterium genome encodes these proteins:
- a CDS encoding lytic transglycosylase domain-containing protein, translated as MVSWSHSRAPRRRRKHHINLKFVLRFIRLWARAVRNTMARHPPAVRLIAGGVILLFVWLTVNWLFQTVNKPTEVFFPFDDTLDKSPREIWRQYGPLFREHSTSVITPELLAALAQVEGGGNPVARTYWRWRLTWNPLELYQPASSAVGMYQITAGTFQEGKRYCIHNHVVVEDGPWHDLHSCWFNSLYTRILPSHAIELTAALLDRQVTSALTHRRLAPATLKRKQDLAALIHLCGASAGNAYASRGFRLTFHQRCGDHDVGTYLARVNGMKHQFARLASAS; from the coding sequence ATGGTATCCTGGTCACACTCGCGCGCTCCCCGAAGACGGCGCAAGCATCATATCAATCTCAAGTTTGTCCTGCGTTTCATTCGGCTGTGGGCGCGTGCGGTCAGAAACACGATGGCCAGACACCCGCCGGCGGTCCGACTTATAGCTGGCGGAGTCATCCTGCTGTTCGTCTGGCTTACGGTGAACTGGCTGTTCCAGACGGTCAACAAGCCGACCGAAGTCTTCTTCCCATTCGACGACACGCTCGACAAGAGCCCGCGTGAGATCTGGCGACAGTATGGACCGCTCTTTCGCGAGCACTCGACGTCGGTCATTACGCCTGAATTGCTCGCCGCATTGGCTCAGGTTGAGGGCGGTGGTAATCCTGTGGCGAGGACGTACTGGCGGTGGCGTCTGACGTGGAATCCCTTGGAGCTGTACCAACCGGCATCGAGTGCGGTCGGTATGTACCAGATCACCGCTGGAACCTTTCAAGAGGGGAAGCGCTACTGCATTCACAATCACGTGGTCGTCGAGGATGGACCCTGGCACGACCTGCACTCGTGTTGGTTCAACAGCCTCTACACGCGCATCCTGCCAAGCCACGCGATCGAATTGACTGCCGCCTTGCTCGATCGACAGGTGACATCCGCACTGACGCACCGGCGGCTTGCACCTGCGACGTTGAAGCGGAAGCAGGATCTCGCCGCGCTGATCCATCTCTGTGGTGCCTCAGCCGGCAATGCCTATGCCAGCCGTGGGTTCCGGCTCACATTCCATCAGCGCTGCGGCGATCACGACGTCGGCACCTACCTCGCACGGGTTAACGGGATGAAGCACCAGTTCGCTCGCCTGGCATCTGCGAGTTAG